A genomic region of Echeneis naucrates chromosome 24, fEcheNa1.1, whole genome shotgun sequence contains the following coding sequences:
- the fkbp3 gene encoding peptidyl-prolyl cis-trans isomerase FKBP3 → MAAAPVREWSDEQLKSDDLPKKDIIKFIQDNAAHSFLNDHKLLGNIKNVAKTAKKEQLIIAYNQLFESKRFKGTEPVEEVTEQVKAVKIEEKPKEVKTEVVDEGPPKFTKSVLKKGDKTNFPKKGDTVSCWYTGTLEDGTVFDTNIPTAAKKKKQAKPLSFKVGMGRVIRGWDEALLTMSKGETARLEIDPEWAYGKKGVPESKIPPNAKLIFEVELVAVD, encoded by the exons ATGGCGGCTGCACCAGTCCGGGAGTGGAGCGATGAGCAGCTAAAAAGTGACGATCTTCCCAAAAAAGACATAATAAAGTTCATTCAGGACAATGCAGCTCACTCG TTCCTCAATGACCACAAGCTGCTGggaaacattaaaaatgtggccaaaacagcaaagaaagagCAACTAATCATCGCCTACAATCAGCTCTTTGAGAGCAAA AGGTTTAAAGGCACAGAACCAGTAGAAGAAGtaacagagcaggtcaaagctGTCAAAATTGAAGAAAAGCCCAAAGAAGTCAAGACAGAGGTTGTGGATGAG GGTCCTCCCAAGTTCACCAAATCAGTGCTGAAGAAAGGCGACAAAACAAACTTCCCGAAGAAAGGCGACACTGTGAGCTGCTGGTACACTGGCACCTTGGAGGATGGCACTGTGTTTGACACCAACATTCCCacag CGGCTAAAAAGAAGAAGCAGGCTAAACCACTCAGCTTCAAGGTTGGCATGGGCAGAGTCATCAGAGGA TGGGATGAGGCGCTTCTGACAATGAGCAAGGGAGAAACAGCCCGTTTGGAGATTGACCCAGAGTGGGCATATGGAAAGAAGGGCGTACCTGAGTCCAA AATTCCACCAAATGCAAAACTGATTTTTGAGGTGGAGCTTGTGGCTGTGGATTAA
- the faua gene encoding FAU ubiquitin like and ribosomal protein S30 fusion a: MQLFLRAQNTHTLEVTGEETVGQIKAHVQALEGLLVEDQVLLLAGCPLENDASLVSCGVSEHCTLEVAGRLLGGKVHGSLARAGKVRGQTPKVDKQEKKKKKTGRAKRRIQYNRRFVNVVPTFGKKKGPNANS; encoded by the exons ATGCAACTCTTCTTGCGTGCCCAGAACACCCACACCCTTGAGGTGACCGGAGAGGAGACTGTTGGACAGATCAAG GCCCATGTCCAGGCTCTTGAGGGTCTCCTGGTGGAGGATCAGGTGCTGTTGCTTGCTGGATGCCCACTGGAGAATGATGCCTCCCTGGTATCCTGTGGAGTCTCAGAGCACTGCACCCTGGAGGTGGCTGGCAGGCTGCTGGGAG GAAAAGTTCACGGTTCTCTGGCCCGTGCTGGAAAAGTGAGGGGACAGACGCCCAAG GTTGacaagcaggagaaaaagaaaaagaagactgGTCGCGCTAAGCGTCGCATCCAGTACAACAGGCGCTTTGTGAACGTTGTTCCCACCTTTGGAAAGAAGAAGGGACCCAACGCCAACTCCTAA